The following are encoded in a window of Hemiscyllium ocellatum isolate sHemOce1 chromosome 46, sHemOce1.pat.X.cur, whole genome shotgun sequence genomic DNA:
- the LOC132836365 gene encoding heterogeneous nuclear ribonucleoprotein U-like protein 2: MDVKKLKVAELRQELQERGLDTRGLKVELAQRLQEALDAELLSEEGGGGRADEPRPSRAYTDGGGDDDDDEEEEDEEEEEEEDEELLADEEEEEEDHGEAEALMEAGGRHHQEEEEGGDGGWPVGELGDEERPTSQQEAMDYSDVPAPSEAAEGEQSVKAEVEEGAQQAEAGQAQERNGGEPQADESAAKPNSEQEPKVGGSEERASVSEERPPVNEKRGQKRRHDDRGRGYYEFREETYYNRAKSPVPAGEEEAEEEFDDSLVCLDTYNSDIHFQVAKDRYGGQPLAPEKFAYLWAGARATYGVTKGKICFEVKVTQKIPVKQLPESESERHLVRVGWSLNSSSLQLGDGEFSYGYDGVGRKWENSKFEEYGEMFDENDVIGCFADFDNEEVELSFSKNGTCLGVAFSISKESLGEEALFPHILSKNCAVECNFGHKEEPFFPIPEDYVFIQNVPLEERIRGAVGPKTKDACEVIMMVGLPGVGKTTWVKKHVAENPEKRYVVLGTHSILDKMRVKGLEAPEMNAERRNVLTQQATQCLSKFIQIAACKKHNYILDQTNVYSSAQRRKMILFKGFSRQAIVICPSDEDWKTRMKLRTAEEGDDVPDFAMNEMKVNFTLPEASDFLDKVTYVELEKEPASKLVSKYRDEAKKARPQQEKRQDRRNYRNRNDRDRNYGGYRMGRWDNRNYDRPQYGHGWGPAYGNHPAYREDYHKPYDRYRQQYDRPYPQPYDYHRYRDYYREYAREWHRYYEERNRYYNNYYGYR; the protein is encoded by the exons ATGGACGTGAAGAAGCTGAAGGTGGCCGAGCTGAggcaggagctgcaggagagggGCCTCGACACCCGCGGCCTCAAGGTCGAGCTGGCGCAGCGGCTGCAGGAGGCCCTGGACGCCGAGCTTCTGTCCGAGGAAGGCGGCGGCGGCCGCGCAGACGAGCCGAGGCCTAGCCGGGCCTACACCGATGGCGGCGGCGATGACGACGAcgacgaggaggaggaggatgaagaagaagaggaggaggaggacgaaGAATTACTCGCCgacgaagaggaggaggaggaggatcacGGAGAGGCCGAGGCCTTGATGGAGGCAGGAGGTCGACACcatcaggaggaggaggaaggcgGCGACGGCGGGTGGCCCGTAGGCGAGCTCGGGGATGAGGAGAGGCCTACCTCCCAGCAGGAGGCGATGGATTACTCGGACGTCCCGGCGCCCTCCGAGGCGGCGGAGGGAGAGCAGTCCGTGAAggcggaggtggaggaggggGCACAGCAAGCCGAGGCCGGCCAGGCCCAGGAGCGCAACGGCGGGGAGCCGCAGGCCG ATGAATCGGCTGCAAAACCGAACAGTGAGCAAGAGCCTAAAGTAGGAGGCAGTGAGGAACGGGCTTCAGTCAGTGAGGAACGACCACCCGTGAATGAGAAGCGAGGACAGAAGAGACGGCATGATGATCGCGGGCGTGGGTACTACGAGTTCAGGGAGGAGACTTACTACAACCG GGCAAAGTCCCCGGTGCCTGCGGGGGAGGAGGAGGCTGAAGAGGAATTTGACGACAGTTTAGTTTGTCTCGACACCT ATAATTCTGACATCCATTTCCAAGTGGCTAAGGACCGCTATGGCGGGCAACCGCTCGCCCCTGAGAAGTTTGCCTACCTTTGGGCTGGCGCACGGGCTACCTACGGCGTGACTAAGGGGAAAATCTGCTTTGAGGTGAAG GTGACCCAGAAGATCCCTGTGAAACAGCTGCCCGAGAGTGAAAGTGAGCGCCATCTTGTCCGTGTGGGTTGGTCCTTGAACAGCTCCTCACTGCAGCTGG gagatggggaatttTCCTATGGCTACGACGGagttgggagaaagtgggaaaactCCAAGTTTGAGGAATATGGAGAGATGTTTGATGAAAATGATGTCATTGGTTGTTTTGCT GATTTTGACAATGAGGAGGTGGAGCTGTCCTTTTCAAAGAACGGAACATGCCTTGGGGTGGCCTTCTCGATTAGCAAGGAGTCCCTTGGCGAGGAAGCACTGTTCCCCCACATCCTTTCTAAAAACTGCGCGGTGGAGTGCAACTTTGGCCACAAGGAGGAACCCTTCTTCCCAATTCCAGAGGACTACGTCTTCATTCAGAACGTTCCCCTGGAAGAGCGTATTCGGGGAGCAGTTGGTCCTAAAACTAAGGATGCATGTGAA GTCATAATGATGGTTGGGTTGCCAGGAGTGGGGAAGACAACCTGGGTGAAGAAGCACGTGGCTGAGAATCCAGAGAAGCGATACGTCGTACTGGGCACACACAGTATTCTGGACAAGATGAGG GTTAAAGGACTGGAAGCTCCTGAAATGAATGCAGAGCGACGGAATGTTCTGACCCAGCAGGCAACACAGTGCTTGAGCAAATTTATTCAGATTGCAGCCTGCAAGAAGCATAACTATATCCTTGATCAG ACCAATGTCTACAGCTCGGCCCAGCGGCGGAAGATGATTCTCTTCAAAGGATTTTCCCGCCAGGCTATAGTGATTTGCCCAAGTGACGAGGATTGGAAGACCAGGATGAAACTGCGAACTGCGGAGGAGGGCGACGATGTCCCAGACTTTGCAATGAATGAAATGAAAG tcaATTTTACACTCCCTGAGGCGAGTGACTTCCTGGACAAAGTGACCTACGTGGAGCTGGAGAAGGAACCGGCCAGCAAGCTGGTGAGCAAATATCGAGATGAAGCAAAGAAGGCCAGGCCACAGCAGGAGAAACGGCAGGATCGACGTAACTACCGCAATCGAAATGACCGGGACCGGAACTACG gtGGTTATCGCATGGGCAGGTGGGACAACAGGAATTATGATCGGCCACAGTATGGGCATGGATGGGGCCCAGCCTATGGCAATCACCCAGCATACAGAGAG GATTATCATAAACCCTATGACCGATACAGGCAGCAGTATGATCGGCCTTATCCGCAGCCCTATGACTACCACAGATATCGGGACTATTACCGGGAGTATGCTCGTGAG tgGCATCGCTATTACGAGGAGCGAAACCGCTACTACAACAACTACTATGGTTACCGATGA